One Cloacibacillus sp. DNA segment encodes these proteins:
- the rpmD gene encoding 50S ribosomal protein L30 yields MAKLRITWKKSTIGRPPSQERIIKALGLHRLNETVYHNDSPQIRGMVNKIGHLLEWSVEE; encoded by the coding sequence ATGGCTAAGCTTCGTATTACATGGAAGAAAAGCACAATAGGCCGTCCTCCGAGTCAGGAGAGAATAATAAAGGCTCTTGGCCTTCACAGGCTCAATGAGACTGTATATCACAACGACAGCCCGCAGATCCGCGGCATGGTCAACAAGATCGGCCACCTGCTGGAATGGTCTGTTGAG
- the rpsE gene encoding 30S ribosomal protein S5 produces the protein MAKETQNTKTYSSRGLELSERIVSINRVSKVVKGGKRFRFSVLVVVGDGVSQVGLGMGKAKEISVAMKKGIEHAKKNMIDLKKTGHTLPHPIIGKFGAAKVLMRPAAPGTGVLAGSSVRPIMELGGIKDVIAKVTGRTSNPINIAYATMDAVKRLRTPEEIYRLRGKERKEA, from the coding sequence GTGGCGAAAGAGACACAGAATACAAAAACTTATAGCAGCAGAGGCCTTGAACTTTCAGAACGCATAGTTTCCATCAACCGCGTCAGTAAAGTCGTCAAAGGTGGTAAGCGTTTCCGCTTCAGCGTACTTGTAGTGGTAGGCGACGGCGTGAGCCAGGTCGGCCTCGGAATGGGCAAAGCCAAAGAAATTTCCGTGGCCATGAAAAAAGGTATCGAACATGCGAAGAAAAATATGATCGACCTTAAGAAGACCGGCCACACGCTTCCGCACCCCATCATAGGCAAGTTCGGCGCCGCAAAAGTTCTCATGCGTCCGGCTGCGCCGGGAACGGGCGTTCTCGCCGGGTCCTCCGTGCGTCCGATCATGGAGCTCGGCGGAATTAAAGACGTTATCGCGAAGGTCACCGGAAGAACTTCGAACCCCATTAACATCGCCTATGCGACGATGGATGCGGTCAAGCGCCTCCGTACGCCGGAAGAGATTTACCGTCTCCGCGGCAAAGAGCGCAAGGAAGCCTAG
- the rplR gene encoding 50S ribosomal protein L18, giving the protein MISNRSRNEMRELRHRRLRRHLSGTGERPRLAVFGSLKHISAQVIDDEKGHTLVSASTIQDKFDDVKGTGNQDAAKAVGKLIAERALANGITEVVFDRGGHVYHGRVKALAEAAREAGLKF; this is encoded by the coding sequence TTGATCAGTAATCGCAGTCGCAACGAAATGCGGGAGCTTCGCCACCGTCGCCTCAGGAGACATCTCTCCGGCACCGGTGAGCGCCCCCGTCTTGCAGTCTTCGGCAGCCTGAAGCACATATCTGCGCAGGTTATCGACGACGAAAAGGGACATACGCTTGTATCGGCATCGACCATACAGGACAAATTTGACGACGTAAAGGGCACAGGGAACCAGGATGCTGCTAAGGCAGTCGGCAAGCTCATTGCCGAGCGCGCTCTTGCGAACGGAATCACAGAAGTTGTCTTTGACAGAGGCGGCCATGTCTATCACGGCAGAGTAAAGGCCCTTGCCGAAGCAGCCCGCGAAGCCGGTCTGAAGTTCTAA
- the rplF gene encoding 50S ribosomal protein L6, producing MSRIGRKAIALPKGVEVKIDGQHVFVKGAKGSLEMDVMNNIAVAVEDGQLNVTRANDDKPVRAAHGMTRALISNMVDGVSNGFQKVLEIVGVGYRAQMQGKNLVLSLGFSHPVEVVPPAGIEFACESPIKIIVRGIDKQLVGQVASNIRGYRPPEPYKGKGIRYAGEYVIRKAGKAGAKK from the coding sequence ATGTCTAGAATAGGACGCAAAGCGATAGCTCTTCCGAAAGGCGTGGAGGTCAAGATCGACGGACAGCATGTTTTTGTCAAGGGAGCCAAAGGCAGCCTTGAGATGGATGTAATGAACAACATCGCTGTAGCGGTTGAAGATGGTCAGCTCAATGTGACGCGCGCGAACGACGACAAGCCGGTCCGCGCCGCGCACGGTATGACGAGAGCCCTTATCAGCAACATGGTGGACGGCGTCAGCAACGGTTTTCAGAAAGTCCTTGAGATCGTCGGCGTTGGATACCGCGCTCAGATGCAGGGCAAGAACCTTGTGCTGAGCCTCGGCTTCTCGCATCCTGTCGAAGTCGTTCCCCCCGCGGGGATCGAGTTCGCCTGCGAGAGCCCCATCAAGATAATCGTTCGCGGCATCGACAAGCAGCTTGTCGGTCAGGTCGCATCGAACATTCGCGGATATCGTCCGCCCGAACCCTACAAGGGCAAGGGAATCAGATATGCCGGCGAATATGTAATCCGCAAGGCCGGTAAGGCCGGCGCCAAGAAGTAA
- the rpsH gene encoding 30S ribosomal protein S8 yields MHITDPVADMLTRIRNANVVYHEMVDMPLSKMRLEMARILKEEGYIRNYKTITDAKQPMPILRLTMNYGPQKERVIQGLRRISKPGRRIYVGKDELPKVMGGLGIALISTSAGLMTDASARKLGLGGEVVCYVW; encoded by the coding sequence ATGCATATTACCGATCCTGTCGCGGATATGCTCACACGCATCAGAAATGCGAATGTGGTTTACCATGAAATGGTAGATATGCCTCTTTCCAAGATGCGGCTTGAAATGGCCCGCATCCTCAAAGAGGAAGGTTATATCCGTAACTATAAGACGATCACCGACGCGAAGCAGCCGATGCCCATCCTTAGGCTTACCATGAACTATGGACCCCAGAAGGAAAGAGTAATCCAGGGACTTCGCAGAATCAGCAAACCCGGCCGCCGTATCTACGTCGGCAAAGACGAACTTCCCAAGGTAATGGGCGGTTTGGGTATTGCACTAATCTCAACGTCAGCCGGACTCATGACCGACGCCTCTGCCCGTAAACTCGGACTCGGCGGCGAAGTAGTCTGCTACGTCTGGTAA
- a CDS encoding type Z 30S ribosomal protein S14 yields the protein MARKSMVNKAKEEPKFKVRKYNRCPICGRPHGYMRKFDMCRCCFRKLAREGKIPGVVKSSW from the coding sequence ATGGCCCGTAAAAGTATGGTGAACAAGGCCAAAGAAGAGCCGAAGTTCAAAGTGAGAAAATACAATCGTTGCCCGATCTGTGGACGCCCCCACGGATACATGCGCAAATTCGATATGTGCCGCTGCTGTTTCCGCAAGCTTGCACGCGAGGGAAAAATCCCTGGCGTTGTCAAGTCGAGCTGGTAG
- the rplE gene encoding 50S ribosomal protein L5 yields MTPRLLTKYSEEVLPRLNEQFQYKNVMEIPRLVKVVINIGVNEAKLDQKYMDASINELTIISGQKPMMKRAKKSIAGFKVREGMPVACAVTLRSERMWEFVDRLFSIALPRIKDFQGISKRGFDGRGNFNLGLKEQLLFPEIDYDKVIRQRGMNITFVTTAKTDEEAQALLKELGMPFAR; encoded by the coding sequence ATGACTCCGCGTCTTTTAACAAAATATTCCGAGGAAGTCCTTCCCCGTCTGAATGAGCAGTTCCAGTATAAGAACGTTATGGAGATCCCGCGTCTCGTCAAAGTCGTCATCAATATCGGCGTCAACGAGGCAAAGCTGGACCAGAAATACATGGACGCCTCGATCAACGAACTGACCATCATCTCCGGTCAGAAGCCGATGATGAAGCGCGCCAAGAAATCCATAGCCGGATTCAAAGTCCGTGAAGGAATGCCCGTTGCGTGTGCGGTTACTCTGAGAAGTGAAAGAATGTGGGAATTTGTCGATCGCCTTTTCAGCATCGCGCTTCCCCGTATCAAGGACTTCCAGGGAATCTCAAAGAGGGGCTTCGACGGCAGAGGTAACTTCAACCTCGGCCTCAAAGAGCAGCTTCTCTTCCCTGAGATTGACTACGATAAGGTCATCCGTCAGCGCGGTATGAACATCACGTTCGTGACGACCGCGAAGACCGATGAGGAAGCCCAGGCGCTCTTAAAAGAGCTGGGCATGCCCTTCGCCCGTTAG